Proteins found in one Bactrocera tryoni isolate S06 unplaced genomic scaffold, CSIRO_BtryS06_freeze2 scaffold_269, whole genome shotgun sequence genomic segment:
- the LOC120781079 gene encoding uncharacterized protein LOC120781079, with translation MVEDFSAELDNLFDIAHRDALQNMRISVDKEFLILQRQKRRPGSMAGADMVLYRRQNIADHRIEKEMSRKRKHQQMSEVNLELKDDFGMDYEEDIVDSEPEVAETNVKKKIQNKLLQLVLTGEENILSHRGCFQHLIAPK, from the exons ATGGTTGAAGACTTTTCTGCAGAATTGGATAATTTGTTTGACATTGCTCATAGAGATGCCTTACAAAACATGCGTATTAGCGTAGACAAGGAATTTTTGATTCTACAAAGGCAAAAACGTCGCCCTGGTAGCATGGCCGGTGCTGACATGGTATTGTATCGGCGACAAAATATAGCAGATCATCGCATTGAGAAAGAAATGTCTAGAAAAAGGAAACATCAACAAATGTCGGAAGTGAATC TCGAACTCAAAGACGATTTTGGTATGGACTAtgaagaagatattgttgaCAGTGAGCCTGAAGTAGCGGAAAccaatgtgaaaaaaaaaatacaaaacaaactgCTTCAACTTGTATTAACAGGGGAAGAAAACATTTTATCACACCGCGGTTGCTTTCAGCACTTGATAGCGCCAAAGTAA